One Sphaeramia orbicularis chromosome 21, fSphaOr1.1, whole genome shotgun sequence DNA window includes the following coding sequences:
- the LOC115412047 gene encoding olfactory receptor 6N2-like, translating into MDITSNVTYLILGGFVDLNKYRYVYFFLLFMVYVLIMCSNSIIVYLILIHKNLHEPMYVFIAALSFNSVLFSTVIYPKLLTDFLSEKQIISFSACIFQYFIYYSLAASDFLLLAAMAFDRYVSICKPLQYPTIMRKSTVSLLLFLAWLLPVGHVAGGIVLGGFKKLCIFTLTGIFCNNSILKLNCVPSAALAIYGVFGLIYFGLLPVLFVLFTYAKIFMITYKRGKEIWKKAAETCLPHLMVLFSFSCLAAYDVIIARVESNFPKTIHLMMTLQTILYNPLLNPIIYGLKMKEVLKHLKTFCKITQR; encoded by the coding sequence ATGGACATTACATCAAATGTAACATATTTAATACTTGGTGGGTTTGTAGACCTGAATAAGTACAGgtatgtttattttttcctcttgttCATGGTGTATGTTCTGATAATGTGCAGTAATTCTATTATTGTTTATCTTATTTTGATTCACAAAAACCtccatgaacctatgtatgtTTTCATTGCAGCTTTGTCATTCAACTCTGTTCTTTTCAGTACTGTTATCTACCCAAAACTACTGACTGACTTTCTATCAGAGAAACAGATCATATCTTTTTCAGCCTGTATCTTTCAATATTTCATATATTACTCTTTGGCAGCATCAGATTTCTTATTGTTGGCAGCCATGGCCTTTGATAGatatgtgtctatatgtaaaCCTCTGCAGTATCCTACTATCATGAGGAAAAGTACTGTGAGTCTTTTGCTTTTTCTTGCTTGGCTTTTACCTGTTGGTCATGTGGCGGGGGGAATTGTACTGGGTGGTTTTAAGAAACTTTGTATTTTTACTTTGACGGGAATTTTCTGTAACAATTCCATCTTGAAACTTAACTGTGTCCCTTCAGCAGCACTTGCAATATATGGTGTGTTTGGTTTGATTTACTTTGGACTTCTCCCAGtgctttttgtactttttacataTGCAAAGATATTTATGATTACCTATAAAAGAGGTAAAGAAATTTGGAAAAAGGCTGCAGAGACCTGTTTACCCCACCTGATGGTTTTATTCAGCTTCTCCTGTTTAGCTGCATATGATGTGATTATAGCTCGAGTGGAATCGAATTTTCCCAAAACAATACATTTAATGATGACTTTACAAACAATATTGTATAATCCTCTCTTAAATCCAATAATATATGGATTGAAAATGAAAGAAGTTTTAAAACACCTAAAGACATTTTGTAAAATCACACAGAGATGA
- the LOC115412048 gene encoding olfactory receptor 6N2-like has protein sequence MDIKSNVTYLILGGFVDMNKYRYVYFFILFTVYVLIMCSNCIIVYLILIHKNLHEPMYVFIAALSFNSVLFSTVIYPKLLTDFLSEKQIISLSACIFQYFIYYSLAMSDMLLLAAMAFDRYVSICKPLQYPTIMRKSTVSIFLCLCWLWPAAHMIGGVTLGGFKKLCSVTLTGIFCNNSILKLKCVPSAALAIYGVYGLTNFVLVPVFFVIFTYAKIFIITHRRGREVRKKAAETCLPHLMILFSFSCLAAYDIIIARVESNFSKTVRLVMTLQTILYNPLLNPIIYGLKMKEILKHLKKLFCQITQR, from the coding sequence ATGGACATTAAATCAAATGTAACATATTTAATACTTGGTGGGTTTGTAGACATGAATAAGTACAggtatgtttattttttcatcttgttcacGGTGTATGTTCTGATAATGTGCAGTAATTGTATTATTGTTTATCTTATTTTGATTCACAAAAACCtccatgaacctatgtatgtTTTCATTGCAGCTTTGTCATTCAACTCCGTTCTTTTCAGTACTGTTATCTACCCAAAACTACTGACTGACTTTCTATCAGAGAAACAGATCATATCTCTGTCAGCCTGTATCTTTCAATATTTCATATATTACTCTTTGGCAATGTCAGATATGTTACTATTGGCAGCCATGGCCTTTGATAGatatgtgtctatatgtaaaCCTCTGCAGTATCCTACTATCATGAGGAAAAGTACTGTGAGTATTTTCCTTTGTCTCTGTTGGCTTTGGCCTGCTGCTCACATGATAGGGGGAGTTACACTGGGTGGTTTTAAGAAACTCTGTTCTGTTACTTTGACAGGAATTTTCTGTAACAATTCCATCTTGAAACTTAAATGTGTCCCTTCAGCAGCACTTGCAATATATGGTGTTTATGGTTTGACAAATTTTGTACTTGTGCcggtgttttttgtcatttttacataCGCAAAAATATTTATAATAACCCATAGAAGAGGTAGAGAAGTCAGGAAAAAGGCTGCAGAGACATGTTTACCCCACCTGATGATTTTATTCAGCTTCTCCTGTTTAGCTGCATATGACATAATAATAGCTCGAGTGGAATCGAATTTTTCTAAAACAGTACGTTTAGTAATGACTTTACAAACAATATTGTATAATCCTCTCTTAAATCCAATCATATATGGattgaaaatgaaagaaatttTAAAACACCTCAAGAAGTTGTTTTGTCAAATCACACAGAGATAA